A genomic segment from Nematostella vectensis chromosome 6, jaNemVect1.1, whole genome shotgun sequence encodes:
- the LOC5503789 gene encoding uncharacterized protein LOC5503789 isoform X2 — MSFIDAIRLPSKTWFYRRRRRVAVVIGFALLVYISWDMVFNGKFIEIENMDFPGLGDFPCEQSQVSGKCAFFVGRHLTLRAKWRCISMGSLCKGFVFNSGTMMMEIKNAVGTQPVYAPGMVLYIRNKYVSRMNLTIEECAPVLDQSSSHGDSDSDMACKLPKLDPFDKAVMPLMRDKGKLTCPGRLVTSMKDGVLVFDPKGTNVQQVEYETIIRVKGDFGHGVGRRGILTRSDNTVILNHDTVRVAFRNDKGEHQMDFHMDINPIPGVSGRGSKSPGIPVNVLIIGFDSTSRSHFMRKLPRVKQWLDKELDTFSFSGYSTVGDGTTPAMIAMLVGKLEEQLPEARRSRGGVNVDVWPFIFPEFHDNGYVTAWSEDQAKYGIFQYRLEGFKVKPVDHYLRNFWVAVSAHTGDMGSLCIGSEPAFEKRFRFIESLFEKYPKTRKLSLEFFCITHDDMNDIGYVQDDFLRFLGSMKSKGYLDNTMLVVMGDHGARYGPIRSTIIGKLEERLPYLSISVPKWFKSKHPDVHNALKANTDRLTSPFDLHATFLHILRYPDTPKVDVGQSLFQEVPKSRTCEVAGIPVHYCTCMDWKQVSPGHHHIKQLAEEAVRHINERIQREGVADKCAELRLTGIHNAVFIAPSRQVQTFKGSDDMYYREIYEGDNPKGMCNYQVQLKTSPNDGIFEVTGYISSYSPHVNPMMSRLDAYGDQPQCITESHPHMREVCYCLDKRKENVG; from the exons ATGAGTTTTATTGACGCTATACGCTTACCATCAAAGACATGGTTTTATCGCCGAAGGCGCCGAGTTGCCGTAGTTATTGGATTTGCTTTGCTAGTCTACATCTCTTGGGACATGGTTTTCAATGGCAAATTTATCGAG atTGAAAATATGGACTTTCCAGGTCTTGGCGACTTTCCATGTGAGCAGTCTCAAGTTAGCGGAAAGTGTGCGTTCTTCGTTGGAAGACACTTAACTTTGCGAGCCAAGTGGAGATGTATATccatgggctccctgtgcaaAGGCTTTGTGTTTAACTCTGGGACTATGATGATGGAGATAAAAAATGCTGTTGGAACTCAGCCGGTTTATGCACCCGGAATGGTGTTGTACATTCGTAACAAGTACGTCAGTCGTATGAATCTGACTATCGAAGAATGTGCGCCCGTATTAGACCAG TCTTCATCTCATGGTGATAGCGACTCGGACATGGCGTGCAAGCTCCCAAAGCTAGATCCATTTGACAAGGCGGTGATGCCATTAATGAGAGATAAAGGAAAACTCACATGTCCAGGCAGACTTGTCACTAGCATGAAGGATGGGGTGCTAGTCTTTGACCCAAAGG GAACTAATGTCCAGCAAGTTGAATATGAGACGATTATCCGTGTGAAAGGCGATTTTGGACATGGTGTCGGTCGGAGGGGCATTCTAACTCGTTCCGACAACACCGTAATACTAAATCACGATACCGTACGAGTTGCGTTCCGCAATGACAAGGGCGAGCATCAGATGGATTTCCACATGGACATCAACCCTATTCCCG GTGTGTCAGGCCGAGGGTCCAAATCTCCTGGTATCCCTGTCAACGTATTAATCATCGGATTTGACTCCACATCCCGGTCTCACTTCATGCGCAAGCTTCCGCGTGTCAAACAATGGCTAGATAAAGAGTTGGACACGTTCAGTTTTAGCGGCTACAGCACCGTTGGTGACGGTACCACACCTGCTATGATCGCCATGCTGGTGGGAAAGCTTGAGGAACAACTTCCAGAGGCCAGACGCTCGAG GGgcggtgttaatgttgacgtGTGGCCCTTCATCTTTCCCGAATTCCATGACAACGGCTACGTAACTGCTTGGTCAGAAGACCAGGCCAAATATGGAATATTCCAGTATCGACTGGAGGGCTTCAAAGTGAAACCCGTCGATCACTACCTTAGGAACTTCTGGGTGGCTGTTAGTGCTCACACAGGAGATATGGGTAGCCTGTGCATAGGATCCGAGCCTGCGTTCGAAAAGCGATTTCGCTTCATTGAAAGTTTATTTGAAAAGTATCCCAAAACAAGGAAACTCTCGTTGGAGTTCTTCTGTATTACCCATGACGATATGAATGATATTGGGTATGTGCAGGATGATTTTCTAAGGTTTCTGGGGAGTATGAAAAGCAAGGGGTACTTGGACAACACCATGCTTGTGGTAATGGGGGACCATGGCGCGCGATATGGACCCATAAGAAGTACAATAATTGGAAAACTAGAAGAAAGACTACCTTACCTTTCCATATCTGTACCCAAATGGTTTAAATCCAAGCACCCCGACGTGCATAATGCACTCAAAGCTAACACAGATCGTCTTACGTCGCCATTCGACTTGCACGCCACCTTCCTCCATATACTACGATACCCTGATACACCCAAGGTCGACGTCGGTCAGAGCTTATTCCAAGAAGTCCCCAAGTCACGCACTTGTGAAGTTgctgggatacctgtgcaTTACTGCACGTGCATGGACTGGAAGCAAGTCAGTCCTGGACATCACCATATAAAGCAGCTTGCCGAGGAGGCGGTCCGTCATATCAATGAGCGCATCCAACGTGAGGGCGTCGCTGACAAGTGTGCGGAGCTCCGCTTAACCGGTATTCACAACGCGGTGTTTATCGCTCCCAGCCGGCAGGTACAGACCTTCAAGGGCAGCGATGACATGTATTACCGTGAGATCTACGAGGGCGATAACCCCAAAG
- the LOC5503789 gene encoding uncharacterized protein LOC5503789 isoform X1, which produces MSFIDAIRLPSKTWFYRRRRRVAVVIGFALLVYISWDMVFNGKFIEIENMDFPGLGDFPCEQSQVSGKCAFFVGRHLTLRAKWRCISMGSLCKGFVFNSGTMMMEIKNAVGTQPVYAPGMVLYIRNKYVSRMNLTIEECAPVLDQKSSSHGDSDSDMACKLPKLDPFDKAVMPLMRDKGKLTCPGRLVTSMKDGVLVFDPKGTNVQQVEYETIIRVKGDFGHGVGRRGILTRSDNTVILNHDTVRVAFRNDKGEHQMDFHMDINPIPGVSGRGSKSPGIPVNVLIIGFDSTSRSHFMRKLPRVKQWLDKELDTFSFSGYSTVGDGTTPAMIAMLVGKLEEQLPEARRSRGGVNVDVWPFIFPEFHDNGYVTAWSEDQAKYGIFQYRLEGFKVKPVDHYLRNFWVAVSAHTGDMGSLCIGSEPAFEKRFRFIESLFEKYPKTRKLSLEFFCITHDDMNDIGYVQDDFLRFLGSMKSKGYLDNTMLVVMGDHGARYGPIRSTIIGKLEERLPYLSISVPKWFKSKHPDVHNALKANTDRLTSPFDLHATFLHILRYPDTPKVDVGQSLFQEVPKSRTCEVAGIPVHYCTCMDWKQVSPGHHHIKQLAEEAVRHINERIQREGVADKCAELRLTGIHNAVFIAPSRQVQTFKGSDDMYYREIYEGDNPKGMCNYQVQLKTSPNDGIFEVTGYISSYSPHVNPMMSRLDAYGDQPQCITESHPHMREVCYCLDKRKENVG; this is translated from the exons ATGAGTTTTATTGACGCTATACGCTTACCATCAAAGACATGGTTTTATCGCCGAAGGCGCCGAGTTGCCGTAGTTATTGGATTTGCTTTGCTAGTCTACATCTCTTGGGACATGGTTTTCAATGGCAAATTTATCGAG atTGAAAATATGGACTTTCCAGGTCTTGGCGACTTTCCATGTGAGCAGTCTCAAGTTAGCGGAAAGTGTGCGTTCTTCGTTGGAAGACACTTAACTTTGCGAGCCAAGTGGAGATGTATATccatgggctccctgtgcaaAGGCTTTGTGTTTAACTCTGGGACTATGATGATGGAGATAAAAAATGCTGTTGGAACTCAGCCGGTTTATGCACCCGGAATGGTGTTGTACATTCGTAACAAGTACGTCAGTCGTATGAATCTGACTATCGAAGAATGTGCGCCCGTATTAGACCAG AAGTCTTCATCTCATGGTGATAGCGACTCGGACATGGCGTGCAAGCTCCCAAAGCTAGATCCATTTGACAAGGCGGTGATGCCATTAATGAGAGATAAAGGAAAACTCACATGTCCAGGCAGACTTGTCACTAGCATGAAGGATGGGGTGCTAGTCTTTGACCCAAAGG GAACTAATGTCCAGCAAGTTGAATATGAGACGATTATCCGTGTGAAAGGCGATTTTGGACATGGTGTCGGTCGGAGGGGCATTCTAACTCGTTCCGACAACACCGTAATACTAAATCACGATACCGTACGAGTTGCGTTCCGCAATGACAAGGGCGAGCATCAGATGGATTTCCACATGGACATCAACCCTATTCCCG GTGTGTCAGGCCGAGGGTCCAAATCTCCTGGTATCCCTGTCAACGTATTAATCATCGGATTTGACTCCACATCCCGGTCTCACTTCATGCGCAAGCTTCCGCGTGTCAAACAATGGCTAGATAAAGAGTTGGACACGTTCAGTTTTAGCGGCTACAGCACCGTTGGTGACGGTACCACACCTGCTATGATCGCCATGCTGGTGGGAAAGCTTGAGGAACAACTTCCAGAGGCCAGACGCTCGAG GGgcggtgttaatgttgacgtGTGGCCCTTCATCTTTCCCGAATTCCATGACAACGGCTACGTAACTGCTTGGTCAGAAGACCAGGCCAAATATGGAATATTCCAGTATCGACTGGAGGGCTTCAAAGTGAAACCCGTCGATCACTACCTTAGGAACTTCTGGGTGGCTGTTAGTGCTCACACAGGAGATATGGGTAGCCTGTGCATAGGATCCGAGCCTGCGTTCGAAAAGCGATTTCGCTTCATTGAAAGTTTATTTGAAAAGTATCCCAAAACAAGGAAACTCTCGTTGGAGTTCTTCTGTATTACCCATGACGATATGAATGATATTGGGTATGTGCAGGATGATTTTCTAAGGTTTCTGGGGAGTATGAAAAGCAAGGGGTACTTGGACAACACCATGCTTGTGGTAATGGGGGACCATGGCGCGCGATATGGACCCATAAGAAGTACAATAATTGGAAAACTAGAAGAAAGACTACCTTACCTTTCCATATCTGTACCCAAATGGTTTAAATCCAAGCACCCCGACGTGCATAATGCACTCAAAGCTAACACAGATCGTCTTACGTCGCCATTCGACTTGCACGCCACCTTCCTCCATATACTACGATACCCTGATACACCCAAGGTCGACGTCGGTCAGAGCTTATTCCAAGAAGTCCCCAAGTCACGCACTTGTGAAGTTgctgggatacctgtgcaTTACTGCACGTGCATGGACTGGAAGCAAGTCAGTCCTGGACATCACCATATAAAGCAGCTTGCCGAGGAGGCGGTCCGTCATATCAATGAGCGCATCCAACGTGAGGGCGTCGCTGACAAGTGTGCGGAGCTCCGCTTAACCGGTATTCACAACGCGGTGTTTATCGCTCCCAGCCGGCAGGTACAGACCTTCAAGGGCAGCGATGACATGTATTACCGTGAGATCTACGAGGGCGATAACCCCAAAG